One Rhinopithecus roxellana isolate Shanxi Qingling chromosome 7, ASM756505v1, whole genome shotgun sequence DNA segment encodes these proteins:
- the LOC104668988 gene encoding cytochrome c-type heme lyase, translated as MGLSPSAPAVAVQASNTSASPPSGCPMHEGKMKECPVSTEPSGPNCEKKTYSVPAHQERAYEYVECPIRGTAAENKENLDPSNLMPPPNQTPAPDQPFVLSTVREESSIPRADSEKKWVYPSEQMFWNAMLKKGWKWKDEDISQKDMYNIIRIHNQNNEQAWKEILKWEALHAAECPCGPSLIRFGGKAKEYSPRARIRSWMGYELPFDRHDWIINRCGTEVRYVIDYYDGGEVNKDYQFTILDVRPALDSLSAVWDRMKVAWWRWTS; from the exons ATGGGTTTGTCTCCATCTGCTCCTGCTGTTGCAGTTCAGGCCTCAAACACTTCAGCATCCCCACCTTCAGGATGTCCGATGCATGAAGGGAAAATGAAAG AGTGTCCAGTGAGTACAGAGCCATCTGGCCCAAACTGTGAGAAGAAAACATACTCTGTGCCTGCCCACCAGGAACGCGCCTATGAGTACGTGGAGTGTCCCATTAGGGGCACTGCGGCTGAGAATAAGGAGAACCTAGATCCTTCAAATCTG atgcCACCACCCAATCAAACACCAGCTCCAGATCAGCCATTTGTATTATCTACTGTCAGAGAAGAGTCATCCATTCCCAGAGCAGATTCAGAGAAAAAGTGGGTTTACCCTTCTGAGCAGATGTTCTGGAATGCAATGTTAAAGAAAGG GTGGAAGTGGAAAGATGAGGATATCAGTCAGAAGGATATGTATAATATCATTAGAATTCACAATCAGAATAACGAGCAGGCTTGGAAGGAGATTTTGAAGTGGGAAGCCCTTCATGCTGC AGAGTGTCCTTGTGGTCCATCATTGATCCGGTTCGGAGGGAAAGCAAAAGAGTATTCACCAAGGGCACGAATTCGTTCCTGGATGGG GTATGAGTTGCCTTTTGATAGGCATGATTGGATCATAAACCGTTGCGGGACAGAAGTTAGATATGTGATTGATTATTATGATGGTGGTGAAGTCAACAAGGACTACCAGTTCACCATCCTGGACGTCCGTCCTGCCTTAGATTCGCTTTCGGCAGTATGGGACAGAATGAAAGTCGCTTGGTGGCGTTGGACCTCGTAA